The genomic window AGACAGGCACACTATCCAGCATTAACAGTCGTTCGTTCCAGCGTTTTTCTGAAAATTTTGAAGTCGCCAACAACTTGACAGGGCTTGTGAACGACAACCAGACGTCCCCGATAGAAAACCTGCTGGAGGTGACAAAACCTGTACACTCGATCGTCGAGGATATCAGAGGAATGATTCCCTCTGATGGTGGGTTAACAGAAGTACGTCCAAGCTCAGGAGTACAGGACGAAGAAATGAAGGGGTGGGAAGGTGAAAGGAAGCCACGGCAATCTGGCCGACTGCGAATCATACAAAAACAGTAGGAAACCCCGATAGGATTATCGAGCGATGGATTCTCAAGACTACAACACATTTCTTGAACGGTTGGGCGACTACCGCCGCCAGACGATCGAGGCTCTGCAACGATCGCTCCCCGACAAAGAGCCACGTCGTTACCTCTACGTCCCGGTGCGGGAATATCTGGAACGTTCCGGAAAAGGGCTTCGCCCTGCTCTCTGTCTAGCCACCTGTCGAGCCTTTGGTGGCCGCATTGAGGATGCCCTTGAATCCGCAGCCGCAATTGAAATGCTCCATAACGCCTTTCTCGTTCACGACGACATCGAAGACGGGAGTGAGTTTCGACGCACGCATCGAACCCTGCATACGCAATATGGGATTCCAATCGCCGTCAATACCGGGGACGCGATGCAAGCGCTCGGCATGGGTATCCTGAGGAAAAATTACTCTAGGCTTGGCCCCAAGCTGTCATGGCAGATTTTTGAAGAATTCTACACCATGCTAATGGAGTCGTTTGAAGGACAAGCGATTGAGCTGGGTTGGATACGAGACAATCGATGCGATATTTCAGATGAAGACTATCTCCGCATGACCTTGAAGAAAACCTGCTGGTACAGTTTTATCCATCCCTGCCGAATTGGCGCACTCATTGCCCGTCCTGAAGACAAGAATCTTGACCGGTTCAACGCGTTTGGCCAGTACCTTGGCTCGGCCTTCCAGATACAGGACGATGTGTTGAATCTGATAGGGAGTCGGAAGAAATACGGTAAAGAAATCGCCGGGGATCTGTACGAAGGCAAGCGGACGCTCATGCTTTCCCACTTGTTTGAGAACGGCTCTCCTGAGGAGACCGCGAAATTGAAATCCTTTCTAGCCAGGTCCCGCAATGGCAAATATGCCGATCAAATTGATTGGGTAAGAGAGTTGATGAACACACATGGCAGCATTGAATACGCACGATCCAGTGCACGCGGACTCCGTGACGCGGCCGAACAGGCCTTTGTTGACGCGTATTACGATGCGCCGGAAAGCGAGGACAAAGCCTTCATTCAGCAAAGTCTCCATTACATGATTGACCGAACCTCCTAATTGCCCTTGGCCCTGGAGAAACGATCCTTGAGGCCGAGGAACCGCAAAAGAAAGGAGCCCAGGTGAACGACCTTTCATTAAACCCTAAGAGAATGGTCTCCTACGCCGGATTTTTGGCAAGCGCCCTCTTTTTTTTGGCCACCCAGGGGATCGCGTATGGTGAGGGATGGCGACTTCCATATCAGGGCGCCGCAGCGGCTGGTCAAGGAGAGGCCTTTATCGCCCAGGCTGATGATGCGTCGGCTTTATATTACAACCCCGCAGGCCTTACCCAGTTGAGAGGCGTCCAGGTCCAATTTGGCGCAAATTTCATTACCGGGAAATTCGAATATACCAGTCCAACGGGCCAACAGGTCGATGGAAACCTCCGGCAACCTGTGGCGATGCCGCCCCCAAGCCAATTTTATTTGACCGCAAACCTTAAGGACTTGGGCTTCACGGCCCTTGGGCCTCTCACAGTAGGAATCGGATTGAACTCCCCATTCGGGCTCGGGTCCAAATGGCCCGATGACGCTCCGTTCTCGAACGTCGTAACTGAAGCCACCGTCCCTCTCCTGGATATCAAACCTACCCTGGCCTATAAGATTCATGAGATGGTCTCTCTCGGAGCCGGGATGGATATTTATACATTTGCGAAGTTCATTGGTGAAGGTCAGGCTGAACTGAAAACCCAATCGACCGAAATCAATGGAACCGACACGGCCGTCGGATTCAATGTGAGTGCACTCTTGACCCCCTGGCGAAATAGCGCGGGGGAACCTCTCGTGAATTTCGGATTGGTTTACAGACATCAGGCAACGCTCCATCTGAAAGGGGACTTTCTCGTGAACGGTAAAAAGGTTGACGATGCCGTGACGACGCTTCCACTCCCATGGATTCTGAGCGCCGGGCTCGCCGTATGGCCGATTCGGGACGCCGCCCGCGCCTGGAAAGTCGAAGTCGACGTGGATTATGTCGGATGGAGCCAATATCAGAGTTTGGACATACGTCTTTCCAACGCGCCAAATATTTCGCAACCCACGAATTGGGAAAACACCTACACATTCAGCGCCGGCACCGAATACAAATGGCTCAAACTCACTTCACTCCCCAATTGGGAAATTGCCCTCCGGGGAGGCTATCAACGCTCTAATGCAGCGGTCCCGGCAAGCACGTTCACCCCTGCTATTCCTGATTCCAATTGGAACATCTTTGCGACCGGACTCGGATTGAGATGCAAACGGGGATCACACTTCCTGGGATTCATCAGTTGCGGGGATTCTAACCCTCACTCAGGCTACCTGGAAGCCATTGTTTTGGATCTTGCGTTTCAATGGGCGCTCTGGGAGACCCGCACAATCAATGGGAACGAAATTAGCCCCACCATCAATGGTAAGTACAAAACGAAAGACTGGTATATCGGATCGTTCAGTATCGGTCTGATTTTTTAAGGGACACAGCAACATTTTGCACACCACCAGTATATGGAATTGGTTCGCATTGACTGAGGCTACATTCTTTTATAGAGCACTCGGTGTAAATCTCTCTGTATCGTTGTAGAATGCCTTGCAATTGTCTCAGCTCAGGAGGAGATTCGACACCAAACTCATTTAGAAATGGGAAATGACGGATACCACATGAACGTCAAGGAAACTGGACCAAGACAAATGACATTTTCCCAATCAGACATGTTAATACTTGTCGATAAAAACGATGAAGTCATCGGCTTTCAGGAGAAAGAGGCCTGTCATGATGGCGCCGGCCAACTCCACCGTGCCTTCTCCGTGTTCCTGTTTGACCAAACTGGAAAGCTTCTTTTACAAAAACGCAGCCACCACAAGCGACTTTGGGGAGATTTCTGGTCAAACAGCTGCTGTAGCCATCCGCGACCGCATGAGAATACCCGCGACGCGGCCGAAAAACGTGTTCGGGAAGAATTGGGCGTCGATTCGTGCCTGCACTTTCTCTTCAAGTTCGAATATCGTGCACGCTACGATGGACGTGGTTCAGAGCACGAACTTTGCTATGTGTACGCCGGTCTCTTAGCCGGAGAGCCGAAGGTAAATGAGTTCGAGGTAGGGGCATGGCGAATGATCTGCCCACAATCACTCGACCAAGAACTCGTTGAAAAGCCGGGCGTCTTTACACCATGGCTCAAGTCCGAATGGCCGCGCCTACGAGGCAGTCACTGGAACACCGTAAAAGGTCTCTTGTCCTCAGAAAATGGCTAAGCCAACGATCAAGGAAGGCTTTAAGATTCCTATTATTTCGGACTTGTTTCATTTCTCAGTTTTTAGCCATTAGTTTCATGAAATCTGAAGATGGCGTTTGGCTTGGGCCCAACTGTTTTCGATGTCATGAACTTGATTGTGGGTATCTGCAAAAAGTTTGCTGTGGTTAATTCGACAGTGCTTGAATTCTGAGGCATTAAACACATTGCAACTGCGCAAGTCGTTGTTCAAGACCATGCTAACCGGCACGAGCAATTCCCATATTCTGTAAAACTGGCTTTTGGCATCGAAATTTTTTGGATGTATATCCGTCGCCTTTTAAGAATAGAAATGACTTGGCATTTGACCCTGGTACATCGCCTGTGTTCGGCACTACAGATCCACTGAAACATACGGTGAAGCTGAATTTTTCAACAAAGAGCTTGGCGGGAGTTACTTATACGCGCAGATATTAGAATGATCTAAGGAAATAGCCCTGAAGAGAAATCTCAATCGTCCGTGTCATCCCCTTTGTTCATTCTAAAGAGGTACAGGATTCGATTCTTTACCGGTCTTTCTAAACGCCACTAGATTGCAAACCCATATGTCTTGTTAGAGAAGGATGGTTATGCAGGGCGAAATGCCATTCCCAAAGGGCTTTTGGCGACTCACTCTTCCACGGAAGTTTGATAGGGAAGCTCAAAAAGAATTCGAGATTAGAATCCAACAGATCCTATCGGGTGGCTATACGAAGTTGGCGCTGGATCTCAATCCTGTGGCATTGATTAGTAATTCTGGATTAGGCCAAATTGCTATGACCTGTTTAGATCTCAAAGCAAAGGGTATTCAGGTGCGCTTTGTTGGGATTTCACCAAAAATCAAAGGTATGCTGGATCGACATGGACTCTCTGATCTTCTTGCCGCTGCAAACATCTAGTTAGTTATTGCCCTCTTAAAAATACCATTCTGTTTGATTTGTACAATCTCTTTTGGTCAATTCTGGAAACCGAATCATGTCGACCAATGGAATTTTCACTGATTCACAGACTCATATAATGGGACTGTTGAAAAAAGCCGCCAGCGGCGTTCTCGCGATTTTTCCGTGCTCACGTAAGACGCGTACGCTCCGCGCGTAAAAACGGTTGCGGCCTTGCTGGACGGACCCTTCGGGAAGACTCAGGGCATGCTTTTTTGAACCGAACCGGAGCCTTTGATGAGCAATCTAATCCTGGGCAAATTTGTCCTTGAAAATCTTAATTATTCAACACTCCCATAATCGATTGACAGCCAAGCTTGTATAGGCGGGAAAGGCCAGGATAAGGATGACATGCTGTCCACTACACCAGATCGGATTCCGAATAAAAACTGGCCAGCAAAAAATTGGTAGTATGGGGAAGGAAGTGCAAAGCTACATGTTTAGATCCGGTCAGACTGGATAATCAACCGGCGGCATTAACATGGAGCCCATTGAAATTGGCTCCTCGGGCAGGACTCGAACCTGCGACCATTCGGTTAACAGCCGAACGCTCTACCAACTGAGCTACCGAGGAACGAATATTTTTTAAGTGCGAATACTTTTCTTGTGAAGGATGATCATAGCGTGACTGCCGGATTTCTTCAAGAACCGATGAACCCTTTTAAAGACTTTTTATGCCTTAGAACTGAAAATCGGCAGAATCCTCTTCACCCTCATCTGC from Nitrospiraceae bacterium includes these protein-coding regions:
- the idi gene encoding isopentenyl-diphosphate Delta-isomerase, with amino-acid sequence MTFSQSDMLILVDKNDEVIGFQEKEACHDGAGQLHRAFSVFLFDQTGKLLLQKRSHHKRLWGDFWSNSCCSHPRPHENTRDAAEKRVREELGVDSCLHFLFKFEYRARYDGRGSEHELCYVYAGLLAGEPKVNEFEVGAWRMICPQSLDQELVEKPGVFTPWLKSEWPRLRGSHWNTVKGLLSSENG
- a CDS encoding outer membrane protein transport protein, which codes for MNDLSLNPKRMVSYAGFLASALFFLATQGIAYGEGWRLPYQGAAAAGQGEAFIAQADDASALYYNPAGLTQLRGVQVQFGANFITGKFEYTSPTGQQVDGNLRQPVAMPPPSQFYLTANLKDLGFTALGPLTVGIGLNSPFGLGSKWPDDAPFSNVVTEATVPLLDIKPTLAYKIHEMVSLGAGMDIYTFAKFIGEGQAELKTQSTEINGTDTAVGFNVSALLTPWRNSAGEPLVNFGLVYRHQATLHLKGDFLVNGKKVDDAVTTLPLPWILSAGLAVWPIRDAARAWKVEVDVDYVGWSQYQSLDIRLSNAPNISQPTNWENTYTFSAGTEYKWLKLTSLPNWEIALRGGYQRSNAAVPASTFTPAIPDSNWNIFATGLGLRCKRGSHFLGFISCGDSNPHSGYLEAIVLDLAFQWALWETRTINGNEISPTINGKYKTKDWYIGSFSIGLIF
- a CDS encoding STAS domain-containing protein produces the protein MQGEMPFPKGFWRLTLPRKFDREAQKEFEIRIQQILSGGYTKLALDLNPVALISNSGLGQIAMTCLDLKAKGIQVRFVGISPKIKGMLDRHGLSDLLAAANI
- a CDS encoding polyprenyl synthetase family protein encodes the protein MDSQDYNTFLERLGDYRRQTIEALQRSLPDKEPRRYLYVPVREYLERSGKGLRPALCLATCRAFGGRIEDALESAAAIEMLHNAFLVHDDIEDGSEFRRTHRTLHTQYGIPIAVNTGDAMQALGMGILRKNYSRLGPKLSWQIFEEFYTMLMESFEGQAIELGWIRDNRCDISDEDYLRMTLKKTCWYSFIHPCRIGALIARPEDKNLDRFNAFGQYLGSAFQIQDDVLNLIGSRKKYGKEIAGDLYEGKRTLMLSHLFENGSPEETAKLKSFLARSRNGKYADQIDWVRELMNTHGSIEYARSSARGLRDAAEQAFVDAYYDAPESEDKAFIQQSLHYMIDRTS